Genomic segment of Cytobacillus suaedae:
CAGAAAATACGTTAACCAATCGACAAGGTCATCCTGTTACTGATAACCAAAACGTAAGAACTGTTGGGGATCGTGGACCTACTACTTTAGAGAACTATGATTTTCTTGAAAAAATTAGCCACTTCGATCGTGAAAGAATCCCTGAACGTGTTGTTCATGCCCGCGGGGCCGGTGCACATGGCTATTTTGAATCTTATGGCACATTTAACGGGGAACCTATTTCTAACTATACAAGAGCAAAAGTATTTACAAATACAGATGTACAAACTCCCGTATTTGTCCGTTTTTCGACGGTTGTACATGGAGGACACTCTCCAGAAACACTCCGTGACCCAAGAGGATTTGCGGTTAAGTTTTATACAGAAGACGGTAACTGGGATCTGGTTGGAAACAATTTGAAGATATTCTTTATTCGTGATCCTTTAAAGTTTCCAGACATGGTTCATTCCTTTAAACCGGACCCAGTTACGAACTTACAAGACCCAGAAAGAATGTTTGACTTTTTATGTCAAACCCCAGAATCTGCTCATATGGTTACATTTTTATTTTCACCTTGGGGTATTCCTGCTAATTATCGCGAAATGCAAGGTTCAGGAGTACATGCTTATAAGTGGGTTAATGGAGAAGGCAAGGCTGTACTTGTAAAATATCATTGGGAACCTGTCCAGGGAATAAAAAATCTGTCCCAAAAAGATGCAGATAAAATACAGAGCATGAACTTTAATCATGCTACCCAGGATTTATTTGAAGCAATTGAAAAAGGAGACTATCCTGAGTGGGAGCTTTATGCTCAAATCATGGAAGATGGCGAACATCCTGAATTGGACTTTGATCCACTTGATCCAACAAAGTTATGGTATAAAGATCAATATCCATGGCATAAAGTTGGTAAAATGGTCTTAAATAAAAACCCTGAGAACTATTTTGCAGAAGTAGAGCAAGTTGCATTCGGTACAGGTGTACTTGTTGACGGGCTGGATTTTTCTGATGATAAATTACTTCAAGGAAGAACATTCTCTTATTCAGATACACAGCGCTACCGTGTAGGCTCTAACTATTTGCAATTGCCGATTAACAAACCGAAAAAACATGTGGCAACAAATCAGACCGGTGGTCAAATGGATTATCGTACAGATTTTGGAAAAGATCAGAACCCGCATGTTAATTACGAGCCATCTCTTATCGGAGGACTGAAAGAAGCTAAGAACCCTGGAATAGAGCATGAGCCATATGTAGAAGGCAATTTAACAAGAGAGAAAATTTCGCGTGAAAACAATTTCGGACAAGCAGGTGAAACCTATAGACGATTTAACGATTGGGAGCGAGCTGAGCTCATCTCCAATCTTGTAGGTGCACTGTCCGGCTGTCGTAAAGAAATTCAAGACCGTATGGTGAAGATATTCACTCAGTGTGATGAAGACTACGGTAAGCGAGTGGCAGAAGGTCTGAAAATGGCAGGAAAAGATGGAGAGAACAAAATGGATGAGGCAGTTAAGCAAGCTGAAGAAATGGGCCACCCATCCGATCCTTATTAAACCGACTAGCATAAATCTGTAAAATAGAACTAGCGCATATGCTAGTTCTATTTTACGTTGATGGGGCGAAATACATCGCGGTATATTTTAAATGGTTGTGTTGATATTAGAGAATGCGCTATAATAATATTATCTCGAATTCAAGATAAAGGATTGGTAATAATGGATCAAAATCAAGTAAATACAAACGACTCTAGTCTTTCATTAAAATTATTTATTGTACTAGCTCGTGCTAACAGAACGGTTGCGGACTTGGTAGAGCAGGATATAAAAACATATGGTTTAAATCCTACAGAATTTGCAGTATTAGAATTGCTATTTCACAAGGGAGATCAACCCATTCAACATATTGGAAAAAAGGTATTACTCGCAAGCGGAAGCATCACGTATGTAGTTGATAAACTGGAGAACAAAAAACTACTACAACGTGTTTCCTGCCCAAAAGACCGAAGAGTTATTTATGCTTCCATCACAGAGGATGGCAAAAAACTTATGGAAGAAATTTTTCCTACTCATCAAGCGGAAGTCCATAAAATCTTCTCTGGGCTAACAAATGAAGAAAAAGAAACGATGATTACACTATTGAAAAAAGTAGGCTTACAGGAAAACAAATAAGTTTTTAGCAACTAGAAGGAGGAAAAAACGTGAAGCATATTTTTGAAAAAGGTCAGGATATGAGTAAACCAACATTATTATTACTACACGGAACAGGTGGTAATGAAAATGATTTACTACCTTTAGCTGGAATGATAGATCCTACGGCTTCTATTTTAAGTGTGAGGGGAAATGTACTAGAAAATGGCATGCCTCGTTTTTTTCGAAGACTAGCAGAAGGTATATTTGATGAGCAAGACCTAATTGAACGTACAAAGGAACTTAACTCCTTTTTAGATGACGCAGCTACTAAATATGAATTTGACCGAAATAACATTGTTGCTATTGGGTATTCAAATGGAGCCAATATAGCAGGTAGTTTGCTATTCCATTATAGTCATTCGTTGAGAGGTGCTATATTACACCACCCTATGGTGCCATTAAGAGGGGGCGAGTTACCAGCGCATAATGAAACACCAGTATTCATAACAGCAGGTAAAAATGACCCAATCTGTCCTTCCACTGAAGCTACTGAACTACAAACCCTACTAGAAAATGCAGGAGCAAAGGCCGAAATACATTGGGAAAACAATGGACACCAACTTACAAGAACAGAAGTTGAAGCAGCTGCAGAGTGGTACAAAACTAAATTTTAAATTTGATTATGTTAAAGGCTTAGTTACATTTGTATACTATGTTAATTTCTGCTGCAGGCAGGAGACTCCTGCGGGAGTAGCGCGTCAAAGTGAGACCCCACAGGCGCAAATGCGCCGAGGAGGCTCACGGACCGCCCGCGGAAAGCGAGTGCCTGCAGCAGAAATTAACAGGCATTCATATGGTTAGTACATATAAATGTTCTTGCATCATCAAAATAATTTGATTAAAATAAAGATAACAATGGTTTTGCAAAGGGTGAGTAAAGATGAATGAAATCGAACTAACCGATGTTACACTAGAAAAAACATTTGAAAAATATGAACTAAAATTTAAAGCATTAGCTGACAAAAAGCGCCTTATGATCATGAATGAAATCGTTAAACGTGGCAGTGTATGTGTATGTGATTTATCTGATATCGTTGATATGCCTCAATCAAAGCTTTCCTATCACTTAAGGATATTGTTTGATGCAGATTTGCTTATCAAAGTTACACAAGGCACCTGGAGTTATTATGAATTAAATGAAAAAGAACTTAATCACCTTTTATCAGAAGAGTTATGTTGTCTCTTTAAACCAGATTCCAATAAAACAACCTGCTGCGAGTAGTGCCCAACTATCAAAAAGTTGGGTACTTTTTAGTAAATCTACAAATGGGTAAATATACCATTATAAAAAACTGTTGTATTAATAATCATACCTATGTATAATCAATCATGTTGAAGTTAACTGATAATACCTCAACGAACAAGCAAATGAAGAGATTACTTTTAATTCTGACAAAATAGAGGTATAATCAATTATCAGAAATATTAGAATTGATAATATAAACTTGAGGGGGATCACAATGAAGAAATTTCTAGTATTTACTTTATTTTTAGCAATGTTTGTTATGACTGCTTGCGGTACTAGCAGCGAGCAAGCTGGTGGGGAAGAGCAAGGGAAGAAAAAATTAAAAGTAGTAACTGATGCAGCTTATGCTCCATTTGAATACTTAGATAAAGGTGAAATCGTTGGATTTAGTGTTGATTTCATTGAAGCTGTTGCAGCGGAAGCTGGTTATGAAATTGAACTAGTTAACGTTGGTTGGGACCCATTATTCGTTGAAGTCGAAGACGAAATTGCTGACCTTGCAATCTCATCAATTACAATCAATGATGACCGTAAACAAACATATGATTTCTCAGTACCATATTTCTTATCTACTAACAAAATTCTAGTTCCAGCTGATAGCGACATTGCTAGTGCTGCAGACTTAGAAGGTAAAAAAGTTGCTGTTCAAAATGGTACAACAGGTCAAGAGGCTGTTGAAGCATTATTCGGTGCAAACAATAGTAACCTTAAAAAGTTCGAAAATAACAATCTAGCAATTATGGAATTACTTGCTGGTGGTGCTGACGCTGTTGTAGCTGATAATACAGTTGTAGAAGAATACGCAAAGAATAACCCAAATGAAAACTTAAAAGTAATTGCAGATGAAGATAGCTTTGACGCAGAGTTCTACGGCTTAATGTTCCCTAAGGGAAGCCCACTTGTTTCAGAGTTCAGTGCTGCAATTAATAAAGTGTTTGAAAGTGGTAAATATGCAGAAATCTATAACGAGTGGTTCGGTTCAGATCCAGACATCGAAACACTTAAAGCACAACAATAAAAGAAAAGAAATTGCGTAACATGAATTTGTGTTACGCAATTTTTCACTTTATGGTTAGTAGACTATATATTGTAAAATCTTACAAAAAATAGTATTTGGTTGTTTAAGGGGAGATTATAAAGGATGGATTTTCGTTTTGATTTAATCATTGAATACGGTCCGTTTTTTCTAAAAGGGACACTATTAACAATTGGACTATCACTAGCAGGTATTTTAATAGGAACGATTTTAGGTTTATTAATTGGATTAGGTAAAATGGTTAAAAATAAACTGATTGCCTTTCCATTTGTAGCATACATTGCTTTTTTTAGGGGAACTCCTTTTGTTGTTCAAATATTATTAATTCACTTTGGATTGGTTCCAGCGTTAATTGGAGAAACCAATGCAATAGCTGCAGCTATCGTTGCACTTTCATTAAATGCAGCTGCCTACATTGCAGAAATATTTAGAGCAGGTATCCAATCGATTGATAAAGGTCAGATGGAGGCAGCCCGTTCACTTGGAATGACACATATTCAAGCAATGCGCCATGTTATTTTACCTCAAGCTACGAAACGAATGATTCCCCCACTTGGAAATGAATTCATCGTACTTATTAAAGAATCGTCCCTGGCAGCATTCATAGCTGCACCGGAGATTATGTATTGGGGACGTGCAATGCAAGGTCAATATTATAAGGTTTGGGAGCCATATTTAACAGCTGCCTTAATTTACTTAGTATTAACACTTACATTAAGCTTTTTCCTAAACCGCTTAGAGAGAAGGTTGGCTACAGAATGATAAAGGTTGAAAACTTAAAAAAGTCATTTGGAGATAATGAAGTTCTAAAGGATATAAATGCTTCGGTTGAACCGCAAGAAGTGGTTGTTGTAATTGGTCCTTCAGGTTCAGGTAAATCTACCTTTCTTAGGTGTTTAAACTTACTAGAATCAGTAACAGCTGGTAAAGTTTTTATCGAGGGAGTAGATCTTACAGATAAGAAAACCAATATCAATGAAATCAGAACAAATGTTGGAATGGTTTTTCAGCAATTTAATTTATTTCCTCATAAGACAGTTATTGAAAACATTATCTTATCACCAATGAATGTGAAGAAAATGAAGGAAGCTGACGCTAGAGCAAAAGGCTTGGAATTGCTTAAAAAGGTTGGTCTAGCTGAAAAGGCTGATGCGTATCCTGATTCTCTATCAGGTGGGCAAAAGCAAAGGGTAGCCATTGCAAGAGCACTAGCAATGGAACCAAAGATTATGCTTTTTGATGAGCCAACCTCAGCGCTGGATCCTGAGATGGTCGGCGAGGTACTTGAGGTTATGAAACAATTAGCCAAAGACGGAATGACAATGGTTGTTGTTACACACGAAATGGGCTTTGCACGTGAAGTTGGAGATCGTGTCATATTCATGGACGGTGGCTACATTGTTGAGGAAAACGTACCAAAAGAAATCTTCGAAAACCCTCAACACGAAAGAACGAAATCATTTCTGAGTAAAGTGTTGTAATCATAAATAATCTTTGAAATGCTGATACTTTGGGGTATCAGCATTTTTTTAATAGTATGGCTCTTTACTACAACTTTGTATAAGATATAAATAAGGAATTGTCAGTGTATAGGGGGTTGTCGATGGGTACCTCGAAAAATAAAATTATTATATTAATCATGTTCGGTGGATTTATTGGATCTATCTTAAGATATACCTTCGGTGAATGGCTACAGAATACTAATGGGTTTCCAGTTGGGACTCTATTCGTAAATATGGTTGGATGTTTCCTTTTAGGCTGGTTAATAACTTATAGTGCTGTAAAGTTCAAAAAAAGTGCTCTTTTGATACCATTTATAGGAACAGGGATAATTGGCTCTTTTACTACATTTTCTACCTTCTCACTTGAAACATTCTATTTGATTATGGATAAGCAGTATATTCAAGTGGTTACCTATGTGATGGTGAGTGTGATTTTAGGACTCCTTTTCACATTTTCAGGGTATAAATTGGCGTATATTAAGATTAGTAAGGAAGGTCACCCTATATGATTATACTCATTGGACTGGGTGGGAGTTTTGGAGCTTTATGTCGCTATCTCATTGCGTTACGAGTAGCGAATACAAATAAACAGGTCTTTCCATTAGCAACATTCATCATTAATAGTAGTGGATCGTTCTTATTGGGAATCCTAGGTGCGCTATACATGTTAGATTTGCTAACTCAATGGATCTGGTACCTATTTGGAATTGGTTTTATGGGTGCCTACACAACCTTTTCTACCTTTGGTGTTGAGACGATACAGCTCTTAATACAGGGGAATAAAAAGATTGCATGCTACTATGTTCTCTTATCTGTTTTATTAGGTATTACTGGTGCAGGGGTAGGATTTGTATCTACTGTATACTTCTTATAGCTTTGAAAAATCAGTCTTAAGACTGATACTGTTCCCATCCCTCGTTCGTTCTTTTGAATATATATTTTTCTTATAATAAAGGAAATTCACTATTTAGAGTAAGAGGGTACAAGTTTATTTTTTTACTGTGGAAAGAGGGGTCTTATGAAGCAAATTACCTTAAATCGAGTTTTCTCGGCATTATTATTAATCCTTTTAGGAATCTTGTTACTTCTTATAAATATTGATGTCATTTCCTTGGAAATAAACAATCTTTTTGTCACATTATATCCAGTGCTTTTCTTAATTGTTGGATTTAAATGGCTAGTAGAATCTATTTTGTCGAAAGGGGAAAAGGGGTGGTTTGGAGGCTTTTTTCTTTTCCTCTTTGGAGCATTGTTATCTCTAGATCGGTTAGGATATATCACATTTACCTTTTGGATGGTCTGGAAGTTGTGGCCGATCCTACTAATTTTTATAGGTATGAAATTATTTTCTAAGGATAAAAAAAGTATATCTATATCTTTTGAAAAAAAAGACTCGGTGGCAATTGGCGACTATGTAAGTAACAGTGAAAATTGGCCACTAGAGGATAAGAATATAAAGCTGGGAATTGGCGATGTTCATCTTGATTTCAGTAAAGCTTTTATTCCTGATAAAGAGACAAAGATTGATATTTCAGGCTTGGTCGGAGATGTTACCTTGCTTGTTCCTGAGGATTTAGCAGTGAAAGTAGATGCTGCAGTCAAAAAAGGTTCAATTGAAATCTTTGATAATGAATCGGATGGTTTGAATCGCACGTATTCCTATAAATCTGCAAACTATGATGAAGAAACTAGAAAACTAACAATCAATATTAATCTTAGTGTAGGCTCCATTCAAGTTGAAAAGGTGTAAGGGGGCTAAAGTAAATGTTTTCAAATATAAATAGTATTAGGCTAACAATGATTCGTTCACATCTCATTGCAGCACTGATGGTGGGCATTCTGTTTTTTACTGGCCTCCAACTTATCTTGCTTGCACTACCAGAAAACCCTTTAGCATTATCAACAATCCTTTTGCTTACAGCATTTGTGTTTGTGATCAGTGTGGGATCAGGAATCTACTTTGGTTACAGAGACAGTACAGATGTGAAGAAAAGGCTCGAGGAAGTTTCGACTTTTATCACAATCCTTGAAAGAGGAAACTTAAAGACGAGAATGGATGTTGTAGGTCAAGATGAAATTGCAAGGATTACACAATCGTTAAATCAACTATCTGCCAAAATTGAAAAACAAGTACAATCTCTACAAAGGTTAGCTGACGAAAAAACGGAGTTAGCCGAAGAGGCACATAAAGCTGCGTCGATTGAGGAACGGCAGAGGATTGCAAGAGATTTACATGATGCAGTCAGTCAACAACTTTTTGCAGTATCCATGATGTCATCTGCAGCAGTAAGATTACTAGATTCAAAGCCTGAAAAGGTAAAAGAGACCATTCAACAAATTGCTGAACTTGCAGCACAGGCTCAGGTGGAGATGAGAGCATTACTCTTGCACTTAAGGCCTGTTCATTTAGGAAGAGATACGCTCTATGTAGGGCTTGTTAAATTGATTGAAGAACTACAATCAAAATGTTCTATCAAATTTGAAACGGCCATTGACCAAATCGATTGTTTATCGAAAGGTACAGAAGATCATCTTTTTCGTATTATACAAGAAGCCCTATCAAATATATTACGGCATTCAGATGCTACACAAGTAAAGCTCACTTTCTCTCAAAAAGAGGAATATGTTTTTTTGCAGATTTATGATAATGGTAAAGGATTTAATGTTAATGAAGAAAAG
This window contains:
- a CDS encoding winged helix-turn-helix transcriptional regulator, yielding MNEIELTDVTLEKTFEKYELKFKALADKKRLMIMNEIVKRGSVCVCDLSDIVDMPQSKLSYHLRILFDADLLIKVTQGTWSYYELNEKELNHLLSEELCCLFKPDSNKTTCCE
- a CDS encoding basic amino acid ABC transporter substrate-binding protein; this translates as MKKFLVFTLFLAMFVMTACGTSSEQAGGEEQGKKKLKVVTDAAYAPFEYLDKGEIVGFSVDFIEAVAAEAGYEIELVNVGWDPLFVEVEDEIADLAISSITINDDRKQTYDFSVPYFLSTNKILVPADSDIASAADLEGKKVAVQNGTTGQEAVEALFGANNSNLKKFENNNLAIMELLAGGADAVVADNTVVEEYAKNNPNENLKVIADEDSFDAEFYGLMFPKGSPLVSEFSAAINKVFESGKYAEIYNEWFGSDPDIETLKAQQ
- a CDS encoding amino acid ABC transporter ATP-binding protein; the protein is MIKVENLKKSFGDNEVLKDINASVEPQEVVVVIGPSGSGKSTFLRCLNLLESVTAGKVFIEGVDLTDKKTNINEIRTNVGMVFQQFNLFPHKTVIENIILSPMNVKKMKEADARAKGLELLKKVGLAEKADAYPDSLSGGQKQRVAIARALAMEPKIMLFDEPTSALDPEMVGEVLEVMKQLAKDGMTMVVVTHEMGFAREVGDRVIFMDGGYIVEENVPKEIFENPQHERTKSFLSKVL
- the crcB gene encoding fluoride efflux transporter CrcB, whose translation is MGTSKNKIIILIMFGGFIGSILRYTFGEWLQNTNGFPVGTLFVNMVGCFLLGWLITYSAVKFKKSALLIPFIGTGIIGSFTTFSTFSLETFYLIMDKQYIQVVTYVMVSVILGLLFTFSGYKLAYIKISKEGHPI
- a CDS encoding amino acid ABC transporter permease — translated: MDFRFDLIIEYGPFFLKGTLLTIGLSLAGILIGTILGLLIGLGKMVKNKLIAFPFVAYIAFFRGTPFVVQILLIHFGLVPALIGETNAIAAAIVALSLNAAAYIAEIFRAGIQSIDKGQMEAARSLGMTHIQAMRHVILPQATKRMIPPLGNEFIVLIKESSLAAFIAAPEIMYWGRAMQGQYYKVWEPYLTAALIYLVLTLTLSFFLNRLERRLATE
- a CDS encoding catalase, encoding MKEENSEKNQSENTLTNRQGHPVTDNQNVRTVGDRGPTTLENYDFLEKISHFDRERIPERVVHARGAGAHGYFESYGTFNGEPISNYTRAKVFTNTDVQTPVFVRFSTVVHGGHSPETLRDPRGFAVKFYTEDGNWDLVGNNLKIFFIRDPLKFPDMVHSFKPDPVTNLQDPERMFDFLCQTPESAHMVTFLFSPWGIPANYREMQGSGVHAYKWVNGEGKAVLVKYHWEPVQGIKNLSQKDADKIQSMNFNHATQDLFEAIEKGDYPEWELYAQIMEDGEHPELDFDPLDPTKLWYKDQYPWHKVGKMVLNKNPENYFAEVEQVAFGTGVLVDGLDFSDDKLLQGRTFSYSDTQRYRVGSNYLQLPINKPKKHVATNQTGGQMDYRTDFGKDQNPHVNYEPSLIGGLKEAKNPGIEHEPYVEGNLTREKISRENNFGQAGETYRRFNDWERAELISNLVGALSGCRKEIQDRMVKIFTQCDEDYGKRVAEGLKMAGKDGENKMDEAVKQAEEMGHPSDPY
- a CDS encoding alpha/beta hydrolase, whose protein sequence is MSKPTLLLLHGTGGNENDLLPLAGMIDPTASILSVRGNVLENGMPRFFRRLAEGIFDEQDLIERTKELNSFLDDAATKYEFDRNNIVAIGYSNGANIAGSLLFHYSHSLRGAILHHPMVPLRGGELPAHNETPVFITAGKNDPICPSTEATELQTLLENAGAKAEIHWENNGHQLTRTEVEAAAEWYKTKF
- the crcB gene encoding fluoride efflux transporter CrcB; protein product: MIILIGLGGSFGALCRYLIALRVANTNKQVFPLATFIINSSGSFLLGILGALYMLDLLTQWIWYLFGIGFMGAYTTFSTFGVETIQLLIQGNKKIACYYVLLSVLLGITGAGVGFVSTVYFL
- a CDS encoding cell wall-active antibiotics response protein is translated as MKQITLNRVFSALLLILLGILLLLINIDVISLEINNLFVTLYPVLFLIVGFKWLVESILSKGEKGWFGGFFLFLFGALLSLDRLGYITFTFWMVWKLWPILLIFIGMKLFSKDKKSISISFEKKDSVAIGDYVSNSENWPLEDKNIKLGIGDVHLDFSKAFIPDKETKIDISGLVGDVTLLVPEDLAVKVDAAVKKGSIEIFDNESDGLNRTYSYKSANYDEETRKLTININLSVGSIQVEKV
- a CDS encoding sensor histidine kinase, which codes for MFSNINSIRLTMIRSHLIAALMVGILFFTGLQLILLALPENPLALSTILLLTAFVFVISVGSGIYFGYRDSTDVKKRLEEVSTFITILERGNLKTRMDVVGQDEIARITQSLNQLSAKIEKQVQSLQRLADEKTELAEEAHKAASIEERQRIARDLHDAVSQQLFAVSMMSSAAVRLLDSKPEKVKETIQQIAELAAQAQVEMRALLLHLRPVHLGRDTLYVGLVKLIEELQSKCSIKFETAIDQIDCLSKGTEDHLFRIIQEALSNILRHSDATQVKLTFSQKEEYVFLQIYDNGKGFNVNEEKKISYGLKTMRERCEEIGGVFKLHSKQDEGTYITIRVSV
- a CDS encoding MarR family transcriptional regulator, encoding MDQNQVNTNDSSLSLKLFIVLARANRTVADLVEQDIKTYGLNPTEFAVLELLFHKGDQPIQHIGKKVLLASGSITYVVDKLENKKLLQRVSCPKDRRVIYASITEDGKKLMEEIFPTHQAEVHKIFSGLTNEEKETMITLLKKVGLQENK